In Salvelinus namaycush isolate Seneca unplaced genomic scaffold, SaNama_1.0 Scaffold1250, whole genome shotgun sequence, a single window of DNA contains:
- the LOC120036217 gene encoding V-type proton ATPase subunit S1-like produces the protein MAAEQRMMSGRVCMAAFLAMLCTFSSGKCDGQVPLMLWTSEGSGLPSQAVPAAGHIVGISQLSSYLETALGSSPRNVLLFLQDKMSIEDFTMYGGAFGNKQDSAFPNLEGALLSSPSPLILPTVAWPASSAVIGQLQDQLDTSPLYMDPEMLSQLRLNSSTPALLVFRLPYSTGADLMSVKEVLSGNDEVIGQVMSIMKSQSVPYTAVYTAVRPSRQVSSISMDMEAGVRGGRSLLQYGDRKRERERQREKERAEKKVNDRTSDRTGVYPPVEFKEGGAGCIMLWAENLTVSVLRGGRWERHDLTSLTFGEGVTPRLQGSLCNQSHSSLVLNYENILGHRSFKLVFAMSQRHYKVSARRWFTLDAVEIEYDGQKATFNGSRNVYAPAEYSYRCQSVTNFRYPILVPRTSKDPANQWRVSFTDFQIQGFNVAGGEFSYASDCAGFFSPGIWMGLLTSLLMLLVLTYGLHMIMQLHTMDRFDDPKGPAISVPQTD, from the exons GTCTGGTCTGCCGTCCCAGGCTGTTCCTGCTGCTGGTCACATAGTGGGTATCAGTCAGCTGAGCTCATACCTGGAGACCGCCCTGGGGTCATCCCCGCGCAACGTACTGCTCTTCCTGCAggacaag ATGAGTATTGAAGACTTCACCATGTACGGAGGGGCATTTGGCAACAAGCAGGACAGTGCCTTCCCTAACCTAGAGGGGGCACTCCTCTCCAGCCCTTCCCCATTGATCCTGCCTACCGTGGCCTGGCCAGCATCCAGTGCTGTGATTGGTCAACTCCAGGACCAATTAgacacctctcctctctacatGGACCCAGAGATGCTGAGCCAGCTACGACTCAACTCTTCTACCCCCGCCCTGCTGGTCTTCAGACTACCCTACAGCACCGG GGCCGATCTGATGTCCGTTAAGGAGGTTCTCAGCGGGAATG atgAGGTGATTGGACAGGTGATGAGCATTATGAAGAGCCAGTCTGTCCCCTACACTGCCGTCTACACTGCAGTGAGACCCTCACGG caGGTGTCATCTATTTCTATGGACATGGAGGCTGGTGTAAGAGGAGGGCGCTCTCTATTGCAGTacggagacagaaagagggagagagagagacagagggagaaggaaagggcAGAGAAGAAGGTCAACGACAGGACATCAGACAGGACAGGAGTCTACCCACCAGTGGAGTTTAag GAGGGCGGAGCCGGCTGTATCATGCTGTGGGCGGAGAACCTGACCGTGAGCGTGCTGCGTGGCGGTCGCTGGGAACGACACGACCTCACCTCTCTGACCTTTGGAGAGGGCGTGACCCCTAGGCTCCAGGGCTCCCTCTGCAACCAATCACACTCCAG TCTGGTTCTAAACTATGAGAATATCCTGGGACACCGCTCCTTCAAACTAGT GTTTGCCATGTCCCAGCGCCACTACAAGGTGTCAGCTCGCCGCTGGTTCACGCTAGACGCCGTGGAGATAGAATACGACGGTCAGAAAGCAACGTTTAACGGGAGCCGTAACGTGTACGCACCGGCTGAGTACTCCTAccgctgtcagtcagtcactaactTCAGATACCCCATCCTGGTACCGCGCACCTCCAAAGACCCTGCTAACCAGTGGAGGGTCTCATTCACTGACTTCCAG atccaGGGTTTCAACGTGGCAGGGGGAGAGTTCTCCTATGCCAGTGACTGTGCAGGGTTCTTCAGTCCTGGTATCTGGATGGGACTGCTGACCAGTCTACTGATGCTTCTGGTCCTGACCTACGGCCTCCATATGATCATGCAGCTACACACCATGGACCGCTTTGATGACCCCAAGGGACCTGCTATCTCCGTACCACAGactgactaa